CGACGTCGCTATCGGCGTCTTCGGCGCGATCGATCAGGGTCTCGAGGGTCGCGTCGATTTCGGACTCGATCGACTCGATCCGCTCGTCGTCGAGCAGGTCGCGGCTGCGCAGGTAGGCGTCAAATCGGTCGATCGGGTCCCGGTCGCGCCAGCGCTCGACTTCCTCGTCGTCCCGGTAGACCGACGGATCGTCGGCCGTCGTGTGCGCGCCGTAGCGGTACTGGACGGCCTCGATCAGCGTCGGCCGTACTCGGTCGCCGTCGCCCTCGAGCGCCTTCTCTCGCGCGGCTTTCGTGACCACGTAGCTCGCCAGCGGGTCCATTCCATCGACCTGCACTCCCTCGAAGCCGTAGGCGTCGGCCTTCTGTGCCAGGGTGGCGCTGGCCGTCTGGCGCTCTCGCGGGACCGAAATCGCCCACTGGTTGTTGTTACAGAAGAAGACCGTCGGCGTATCGAAGACGCCGGCGAAGTTCATCGCCTCGTGGAAGTCGCCTTCCGACGTCGACCCGTCGCCGAAGTGGACGAGGCTCACGCGCTCGTCGTCGTTCAGTTTCGCGGCCCACGACCAGCCGACCGCCTGGGGGAGGTGGGCGCCGATCGAGATGTTCAGCGGAAAAACGTTGATCTCGTCGATCGCTGCGTTACCGTCCTCGTGGCCCATCCAGTACAGCAGGTATTCCCAGGGCAACTCCCGGGAGACGAGCGCGCCGTGTTCCCGATACTGGTAGGAAATCATGTCGTCGTCCGCGAGCGCGTACGTCGACCCGATCTGTGACCCTTCCTGGCCGGCCAGCGAAGAGTACGTTCCCATCCGCCCCTGTCGCTGGAGGCTGATCATTCGCTCGTCGAACCGCCGGGAAAAGCGCATATCGCGGTACATCCCGAGCAGCGTCTCGTCCTCGAGATCCGGCTCGAGGTCCGGTGCGACGACGGCCCCGTCGCTATCGAGCACCCGAATCCGATCGTCCGGCGCTCGCTCGAGAACGGCGTGCTCGAGGGTGTCTTCTGACATGCCTGGACCGTGGGCTGCGGACTACATAACCGTACTCGTGCCGGAACTGCAGTCGGAAACCGACGGGAACGGTCCACCGTCGAGACCGTGGCGAAAAACGCTATGTGCTGGCCCCAGTATGCCAGCGTATGACCTGGACGGTGATGCCGACGTTCGAGGATTACACGCAGGCGCGAGCGGCGTTCGAGTGGGACCTCCCCGACGCGTTCAACCCCGCCGTCGATTTCCTCCGGAAACACGACGACACGAGTCGGACGGCGCTCCGATACGAGGACCCCGACAGCGGCCTCGAGACCTACTCCTTCGACGACCTCGACGACCGATCGGACCGGCTCGCGGCCGCACTCGCCGACCTCGGCGTCGAAGCGGGCGACCGCATCGGTGTCGTCGTTCCACAGAAACCCCAGAATCCGATCACCCATCTGGCGAACTGGAAGCTCGGTGCCGTCTCCGTCCCGCTCACGGTGCTCTTCGGACGCGACGCGCTGCAGTATCGACTCGCCGACAGCGAGGCTACCGCCGTCGTCGTCGATCCGAGCGTCCGCGAGACCGTCGACGAGATTCGCGGGGAGTGTCCCGACCTCGAGCACGTGATCGAACTCGGCACCGGGGGATCGGTTTCGGGGAACGCCCACCCGTTCGACGACCTGCTTGAGGCTCACGAGCCCGGGGTCGAGGTTTACGACGCGACGCCGGAAACACCGACGGCGATCATGTACACGAGCGGCTCGACGGGGCCGCCGAAGGGCGTCCGCCACAGCCACGCCCTCTGGCTCGGCCGGGCCGCGGCGGCGTACAACTACTTCGATCAGGGGCTCGAGCCGGGTGAGACCACGCTCTGGACGCCCGCCGACTGGGCCTGGGGGGCCGCGCTTGGCGGCACGCTCTTCGCGGCGTGGCACCACGGCTGTACGATCGTGGGCTGGCCGCGCGACGGGTTCGATCCCGAAGCGGCCTACGACCTCATGGCGCGCCACGACGTGGACAAGGCGTTCATGCCACCGACTGCGCTCCGGATGCTGATGTCGGTTGACGACCCCGAGGACCGGTTCGATCTCTCCCTCGAGACGTTCGCTTCGGCGGGCGAACCCCTCACGTCCGAGGTCGTCGACTGGGTCAACGAGACGTTTGCGAACGTCGCGATCAACGACTTCTACGGGCAGACCGAACTCAACCTCGTCGTCGGCAACTCGGACGACTGGTTCGACACCCGGCCCGGGAGTATGGGGAAGCCGTTCCCCGGCTACGAGGTGTGCGTGCTCGACCCCGACGGAAACGAGGAGTGCGAGACCGGCGAGGTGGGCGAACTCGCGGTGAAGCCGGGGGATCGACGCGTCTTCTTCGACGAGTACTGGAAGCTACCGGAGAAGACGGCCGAAAAACGAACGGAGGAGGGATGGTTCCGCACCGGCGACCTGGTGAAACGCGACGACGAGGACTATCTCTGGTTCGTCTCCCGGACCGACGACGTGATCCTCACGAGCGGCTACCGCGTCGGCCCGATGGAAGTCGAGGAGGCGATTCTCCACCATTCCGACGCCGAACAGGCGGGCGTCGTCGGCGTCCCGGACGACACTCGCGGCGAGGCGATCAAAGCGTACGTCCAGCCCGCGACGACCGACTACGACCCGGCCCAACTGCGCGAGGAGATTCGCGACCTCGTCCGAGAGCGCCTTGCCGAGTACGAGTACCCACAGCACATCGAGTTCGTCGACGAACTCCCGACGACGACGACCGGCAAGATCCAGCGTCGCTCGCTCCGAGATCACGAGGAACCATCGAACGCGACCGACGACTGAACCGTTCGGAGGTCATCACCACTCGGTCTCACCGACTCGAGTCTCCCCCGGAACGCCCCGACGAGCGCCGATTCCAACGAATCGACAGTCAAAGTCGGTTTTATGAGTCCACTGTGTGAACATCCACCTATGCACCGCGTGCTACTTCCCGTCGACACGAACGAGAGTCGAGCGATCAAACAGGCGACGTACGTCGCCTCGCTGCCGGACGCAGCGCAATCGGTCGAAGCGTACATCCTGTTCATCTTCAACGAGGAGAGTGCGGACCTGCCAAAGGAGTTCGAACAGTTCAAGTCGGCCGCGAGAATCGGGTCCGTTCGCCGCGCGAAGGAGCGACTCGAGGAGTCGTCGGTCGACGTCACCGTCCTCGACAAAAGCGGCGAGGCCGAGGGTGGGAACATCCTCGAGACGGCCGACGAGTACGATGTCGACTCGATTGTACTCGGCGGTCGGAAGCGCTCGCCGGTCGGCAAGGCGGTGTTCGGCAGCGTCACGCAGTCGGTCATCCTCGAGACCGATCGGCCGGTCGTCGTGACGGGCGGCGGAGAGGACTGAGTCCGGTTTTTCGACCGTTTCGGCCGTTTTCGTGAATTTCCGACCGTTCTCCCCGATCGATCGCCTCGAGTTCGGGCGCGGATTCGACTCGTGTTCAGCCGCTGCCGTCGTCACATTCTTCGCGTACTTATAAACCTACAAATGAAACTAGGAAATTCACGAGCTAGTGACTCCAAATCCAACGCGAAAATCGGATTTGACGGAATTGACAACTATAAATAATCAGAAATATATCACTTGTCCGAAAATCCGCAAAAAACGACAGAGCAGCCGCTACCAACCTGGTGGACCCAGAGTGAGAAATTCGTTACCCGAACTCACGCAGGTAGTCGCCCAACGCTCGCACGAACGTCTTCGCCGTGATCACTGGCGGTGACCGGATCGGCTCGTCGAGCGCGACCTTGATCAGGTAGTCCGTTAGCCGCCACAGATTGTAGATCAGCGTCGACAGCGCGAAGTTGCACAGTCGAAGCCGGTAGCCCGTCGACGACGTCTTTGGCATGAAATCCTTGAGCGACTTGTACTGGTTCTCGATGTCCCACCGTCGACTGCATCCGTTCACGACACTCGAGATTTCTTCGGGTTCAACGCGGTCCTCGTTCGTCACGAACACCGCGTACTTGCCGTCGGCATCGTTGCTCGTACTCGGCGCGTAGAGGAACTCCGCCTCGTGATGGACCTCACCATCGATTCCGAACGGGACATCGTTTTTAACAGCTTCATCCGCCGTTGAATGCTCCTGAATATCCTGGATCGCCGCTAAATCATCCTCGTACGTCGGAACCGGTGAGAGATACGTGAGCCCGCGATCGTCAACGTCTGCGTACATTCGGTTGACGTAGAATCCGCGATCGAACATCACCAGATCCAGATCGACGAACTACTCAGCACGGTCAAACAATCGACTCACTAAATCGGCTTTCGAGTACGATGGAGAACAGTCGGGCTCCCACGCGGAATTCTCTTTGACCGGCTCAATACCGAGAACGATCGGTGCGTGGTCGCCAACCAGCGTGATAGTAGCGTACTTATACCCGCGCTTGTACTCGCCGTCTTTCTTGTACCCGCTCACCATTTTCGGGCAGTCTGGCTTCGCGATCCCCGCCTCCTTGTCCTCCCACGGCCAGACGTGAAACTGCTCGTGGGTTATGTCGATTGCCGAAACGGTCTGACGAGAGTCGAAGGAATCGTCACCACGGATCGAGTTGATGATGTTTTCCGTGGCAGCGTTGAATGCCGTCATAATCGCGTCCCGAACCTGGTCGATCTCGGCCATCGAATCATCGTCCTCGAAATCCTCGAATGTGAGCTGGCCATCCGAACCCTTGGACGTGGCGATCTTCTTGATTGCACGAATGAACGTCGAATCGTCACAGATGAGGTTATCGTCGGTGGGCCAGCCGTACTCGGCTTCTGAGTGGGCACTGCTGGAGATCTGCAAGATGGTGATCGACGTAGACCCACTAGAGAACGTGAACGTAGAGCCGCCTGAGAGTACATCTGTCGTACAGAGAGAACCATCAGAGGAAGCGCTTCGTAAGCTCATTTCGAACGGATGGAAGAATCCCTTGAGCCAATCACAGACGACCAATCCGAAGAGAATTGTGAGTGAAGAGACTCTGTCGGAACCGTATTTTTTAGATATGAAATCGTATGAAATAGCCGGTTGCTGAAGACTGCTTATTGAGCAAAAGCACTTACCTTCATTTGGCATAACAAAATGCATGGGTAAGGCAAAGCAGCTATATTATTGGGTGGATGACTTGGCACGGAATCTATATTGTGCAAAAATGCTGCTCTGGCTGGTCTCGTATCCGCTCTGTCTGTATTCGTGGTTCGTCACTTGCTGTCTGAACCAATGATTTTACAGCCAGTCATAATGGGGGCTACAACGGCTGTAGTATTCTACGCGATGAACCCGAACCAGCAGAAGTAAAAATGCTGTACTATCCTCTCATCTCTTCCACTGTGAGACCAATCTCCATTATAATTGCATGCGCTCGCTGTAGCAAAGAGACACTACACCGACCGATGTGTTAGTTCCCCGTATAGACCGGACTCGGATCAGATTTTATCACCTGATGAGGATTTCAACAGAACCATTCAAATCCTCTTCACGTATGGGTATTTGCCGTGACCACTCTTTGAACGAGTCAGCCAAAAACCGATAGAATCCCTGTCAGAGTAACATCTGCTCACCAATAGCAATATCACCACACATTCAAGAGTGTTAATGTATCTTGGAAAATTACCACTTTTTGAAAGTTTGTTCTTCAATTAAGCATATATGTCTGAGAAAAATATCTGAAGATAGAAAGTCAGGGAATATAGAACATCACTGGATACCGATCAGTGGAATAGAATGACAACAACAAGCAAATCAAGCAGATAACATGGACCAGAAGAAACCGCGATCAACGAAAGGAGCCTCAAGAAGAACCGTTATGAAGACTCTTGGAGTCGCCACTCTCACAGGAATTGGTGCATCAGGTGTTGCTGGTGCCGCCACTGATGGTGAAGTTGCTTCTGACGACCTCCACAGCGATGACAAGCATGTCTTTGACGCCGAGAAGCTGGAATCTGACGATGCCATGTCGGAGGTCTATAGGGAATCTCCACTGTACCTCATAGAGGAGGTGAGTAATGGGTTCCTAGTGTACTACGATGTTGAAGAAGTCGAAGAGGAGTTCGAGACCGTCTCATACGAAAAGGACGGCCCCTCGATTACAGAACAATTGCAGTCGGACCCCAAAACAAAGAAAGCCAAGGAAGAAAGCAGTAATACTATTGACGAGATCAAAGAAGAGGGACGATCGAGCATTCGACCTCAGTCAAGCCACAACTTCACAGTCTACCTTGGTAGTGATCGATCCCGGTCGTTTGTCGACGATGGTGACGCAGATACCTACACAATCTGGGGGAACAAAAACGCGGAATACTCTGTTTCTGACAGAGAAACCCGAACCGATATCAGCGTTTCTCCCACAGCGTTATCTGACCCAGGTGCATACGCTGAACTCAGTTCGGTCTTCCAGGTTTCGGGTAGCGGCACAGAGTCCGCCACTATAACGGTCGAAACGGAACACCAAGGTACTCTGTGGGCAGCAGCAGGTGCGACCTCGGAGATCGACATTGAGTTCTCTGTTGAGAATCTGAGTGGGACCGGATCGTGGAGCAGTTCGATTCTCAACGAGGAAGTGTCTGGCATTGTCAACGACGAGGATTTCCAAGGCACTGAGGAAACCTCAGTCACGGTCAACCTTCAGGGAGGAAACAGCTACCGTCTAGCTATCGAACAAACGTCGACATGCTATGTTGGCGGTTACAATGGTGCCACTAACCGCTTCGGCGGTTACTTGTCGGGCGGTAATTTCGACGACGAGTATCTCCAACACCAGAATTGGAGCATCGAATTCTAACTTCTCTAAAATATAATTTCACTTCCTGGATCTCCTGCGAACCCGACAAATATTTAGATTAATTAACTAACGGTTCTATTCCGATTCGACTATGGAGCAATAGAGGGTATACACAGCAGCGAATGCGATAAAGACGACAATCATACCGATCGCTACACCGACCCATCCTCCATATGGGAATCCATAGGCAAGGAGAAGTAATCCGAGCTGTTCACCCACGTATGCCATCATTAGGATTACACCCAACCCTACAAAAAATCGGACAATGAAATTTCGCTCAATGATATTCTGCTCCATATGTACCCCGTCCCCACCGATCCACATAAATTTTATCTCTGTGATCTCCGGAAATCGGTGGGGGACCCACCTTCTGATGAATGATTCGAGTGATGAACAGAAGGTATTAGTGGTGAATGCCATTTCGTGGTGACAAGTGGCGGCCACTGGTTGTCACTCGCCGACTCAAGAGACTAGCAGAATGTGAGCAGTCGAATTGCGTCTCACAGAGGGTTCATTTCAAGTGGGTCGCGATGCTTCTAAACGGTAGCATCGCAGCGAGCCTCTTACCATAGATGATCACCCGGAATGTTCAATATTTACCGTTCACGTACTTACATTTATTATGGTTAGTCAAACAACGTGTAATATGGCTAACGAGGATAGCGCAGAACTTCGGTCAACGCTCCACAAACGACACAACGTACTCGCCGCCCTCGCAACCGAACCCCGGACGAAACCAGATCTCGTCGACGCCATCGCCCCGTCCCGCTCGACAATTGATCGCGCCATTAGCGCCCTCAAAGACGCAGGCTGTATTGAGCGACGTGACAGCACCTACTACCTTACCCAACTCGGCCGTGTATCTCTCGCTGAACATAACCGACACACGAAGACTATTGACGGTATCGCTCGCGCCAGTGATGTCCTTGACTCCGTCTCCACAGATGTCCACATCGATCCCGTCTTCTTCAGCGGAGTATCCGTCCAGATCGCCGATCCGCATGCCCCAGAATCTGCCCTCAAAGATAGTATCGAGGCGCTCAAGGCAACCGACCGACTAGTTGGTCTCGTTCCCGTCATCCTCTCGGTGTATATTGAAGCACTTACCGACCTCGTCCGAGAACACGACGTCAAAGCCGAACTCCTCCTCCACGAAAACGCATTTGATTCCCTCCTTGAATCCTATCAGGATCGATTCGGCAACATTGACACCACTGCTCATGTTGACTTCTACGTGACCGACCAAGACCTTCCTTATGCTCTCTGGATCACGGAACATGACGAGCGCTCGCGAGTTGATATCACCGCCCATGAGAACGGTGGCGTGCGTGGCGTCCTAATGAATGATTCCCCGACTGCTCTGCAGTGGGCTCGCAACGAGTTCGCTGAGTATCTCGAAACTGCAGATCCGGTTACAGTTGATCTGATATGATGACCTCGCACGCCAATCCTGGATGAATCTGAGGACCCGTTGGCGGTATGTCCGCCGCCTAGTCCAGTCGGCTCACTTATCGGTGAGAATATTATCCAAAGCGGCGGCCAAGTTCTTTGATGACTACAACCCCAGTCATCAATATGCCAAGAAACAATAGTGGTAACCATGAACCATCTGGTGGTGCCTGCCCAACAATACACAATTGGATAGTAATAGCATTAGTGTACCGCCTTTTCTAAAGTGCTAATTAGCTCGACACCGACGATAAGTGTTGTTGAGTTGGTGGTTTGTAGGAATCCAAACGCAGAATCTGTGGTCGTACAGGCTACCGATTTGCTATCGCGCTCACTAGTTTATCAACCGGTCGCCGTTCACCGTTCGACGAGACGGCGATGGTGTCCCGACGGCGTCTCGGTTCGGTTTGCGCCGAATCGTCGTCCCTCCTGCCCGTTTGCTGACTCTTATCTGTCCGACGCTCAATGTGCACGCATGGCACTCGAGAAACCGGATCTCTCCGGCCAGACGGCGTTCATCACGGGGACGACCCGCGGCATCGGCAAGTCGATCGCACTCGCCCTCGCGGAGCAGGGCTGCAACATCGTCTCGACGGGCAAGACGAGCGAGGACGACGACGATTACGAGGACCGCGACCTCGAAGGATCAATCGAACAGACGGCCCGCGAAGCGGAAGAACACGGAGTCGAGGCGCTTGCGATCAAACTCGACGTCCGCGACGAGGCGGCCGTCGAGGCGGCGGCCGACCGCGCGATCGACGAGTTCGGCGAGGTCAACATCGTCATCAACAACGCGAGCGCGATCCAGCTCGCGGCCGTCGAGGATCTGCCGCCCAAGCGGTTCGACCTCATGACCGATGTCAACGTTCGGGGAACGTACCTGACCTCGAGGGTCTTCGCGGACCATCTCCGCGAGGTGGATAACGCGTGGCTACTCACGAATTCGCCACCGGTCGGCATCGACCGCTCCCCCGGGTCGGGTCCGTACGCGTGGTCGAAACTCGGGATGAGCTTCATCACGCTCTCGCTTGCGAGCGAACTCGGCGGCGACGATGTCGGCTGTAACACCTTCTGGCCCGTTACGGCGATCGACACGCGCGCGACGCGATACTTCGGGATGGGCACCGAAGAGGACTGGCGAACCCCCGAGATCGTCAGCGACACCGTTCTCGAGATACTCACTCGCGACCCTGCGGAGTTCACCGGGAATGCGGTCTACGACGAGGATGTGCTTCGAGAAGCCGGCGTGGACGATTTCTCGCGGTACAACCTGACGGAAGGCGATCCGGCGCCCGGATCGGCGCAGCTGTTCGATCCCGAGTATTCTCGGCCCGAGTGAGTTTCGGCTATCGCTCGTACGACGAGGACGACCGACCGTTCGACCCGGTTGCCAGGGGCGTAGAACCGTCGGAACGACTATTTTTGGCCACGTTGAAGTGCTAGATGAGATCA
Above is a window of Natronorubrum tibetense GA33 DNA encoding:
- a CDS encoding acyl-CoA synthetase, which translates into the protein MTWTVMPTFEDYTQARAAFEWDLPDAFNPAVDFLRKHDDTSRTALRYEDPDSGLETYSFDDLDDRSDRLAAALADLGVEAGDRIGVVVPQKPQNPITHLANWKLGAVSVPLTVLFGRDALQYRLADSEATAVVVDPSVRETVDEIRGECPDLEHVIELGTGGSVSGNAHPFDDLLEAHEPGVEVYDATPETPTAIMYTSGSTGPPKGVRHSHALWLGRAAAAYNYFDQGLEPGETTLWTPADWAWGAALGGTLFAAWHHGCTIVGWPRDGFDPEAAYDLMARHDVDKAFMPPTALRMLMSVDDPEDRFDLSLETFASAGEPLTSEVVDWVNETFANVAINDFYGQTELNLVVGNSDDWFDTRPGSMGKPFPGYEVCVLDPDGNEECETGEVGELAVKPGDRRVFFDEYWKLPEKTAEKRTEEGWFRTGDLVKRDDEDYLWFVSRTDDVILTSGYRVGPMEVEEAILHHSDAEQAGVVGVPDDTRGEAIKAYVQPATTDYDPAQLREEIRDLVRERLAEYEYPQHIEFVDELPTTTTGKIQRRSLRDHEEPSNATDD
- a CDS encoding universal stress protein, with product MHRVLLPVDTNESRAIKQATYVASLPDAAQSVEAYILFIFNEESADLPKEFEQFKSAARIGSVRRAKERLEESSVDVTVLDKSGEAEGGNILETADEYDVDSIVLGGRKRSPVGKAVFGSVTQSVILETDRPVVVTGGGED
- a CDS encoding SDR family oxidoreductase, translated to MALEKPDLSGQTAFITGTTRGIGKSIALALAEQGCNIVSTGKTSEDDDDYEDRDLEGSIEQTAREAEEHGVEALAIKLDVRDEAAVEAAADRAIDEFGEVNIVINNASAIQLAAVEDLPPKRFDLMTDVNVRGTYLTSRVFADHLREVDNAWLLTNSPPVGIDRSPGSGPYAWSKLGMSFITLSLASELGGDDVGCNTFWPVTAIDTRATRYFGMGTEEDWRTPEIVSDTVLEILTRDPAEFTGNAVYDEDVLREAGVDDFSRYNLTEGDPAPGSAQLFDPEYSRPE
- the pdhA gene encoding pyruvate dehydrogenase (acetyl-transferring) E1 component subunit alpha — encoded protein: MSEDTLEHAVLERAPDDRIRVLDSDGAVVAPDLEPDLEDETLLGMYRDMRFSRRFDERMISLQRQGRMGTYSSLAGQEGSQIGSTYALADDDMISYQYREHGALVSRELPWEYLLYWMGHEDGNAAIDEINVFPLNISIGAHLPQAVGWSWAAKLNDDERVSLVHFGDGSTSEGDFHEAMNFAGVFDTPTVFFCNNNQWAISVPRERQTASATLAQKADAYGFEGVQVDGMDPLASYVVTKAAREKALEGDGDRVRPTLIEAVQYRYGAHTTADDPSVYRDDEEVERWRDRDPIDRFDAYLRSRDLLDDERIESIESEIDATLETLIDRAEDADSDVDPREMFEYAYAEPTPRLEEQRDDLEALRERHGDEELLDYE
- a CDS encoding helix-turn-helix transcriptional regulator; translation: MANEDSAELRSTLHKRHNVLAALATEPRTKPDLVDAIAPSRSTIDRAISALKDAGCIERRDSTYYLTQLGRVSLAEHNRHTKTIDGIARASDVLDSVSTDVHIDPVFFSGVSVQIADPHAPESALKDSIEALKATDRLVGLVPVILSVYIEALTDLVREHDVKAELLLHENAFDSLLESYQDRFGNIDTTAHVDFYVTDQDLPYALWITEHDERSRVDITAHENGGVRGVLMNDSPTALQWARNEFAEYLETADPVTVDLI